A genomic region of Papaver somniferum cultivar HN1 chromosome 7, ASM357369v1, whole genome shotgun sequence contains the following coding sequences:
- the LOC113295349 gene encoding alpha carbonic anhydrase 7-like, which produces MEEIRIGIELESMMAELVEFEDVNQLNGRSQKCVRKTDVQRSSSTGVISMVRWQAIAYIAAISMVVFGGTKARFRRQCKGGTQAVDSWYLLEPYQQIQLGFYVSPCIRFIFNAKTITSQEVEDQREFDYMRGSGRGPDKWGEIHEEWGACSNGTLQSPIDLLHERVEVVHNLGKIKKRYKAANATLKNRGHDITLQWGIGTAGFIRINRTEYALDQCHWHSPSEHTINGKRFALELHMVHRNLEQNKTAVIGVLYKIGGPNSFHTELEKDIQNISDTDMETHKEIHKGMVDPRHIKTAGGKYYRYLGSLTTPPCTEGVIWTINRRMRTVSEKQMMLLRTAVHDNFEENARPLQPLNRRDIFFSGPKHRQTHV; this is translated from the exons atggaggagattaggATAGGGATTGAGCTGGAGTCGATGATGGCAGAATTGGTGGAGTTTGAAGACGTAAACCAGTTGAATGGAAGAAG CCAGAAATGTGTCCGGAAAACTGATGTACAGAGGTCGTCCTCTACTGGTGTTATTTCCATGGTCCGATGGCAGGCTATAGCGTATATTGCTGCTATATCTATGGTGGTGTTTGGAGGGACTAAGGCTCGGTTTAGAAGGCAATGTAAAGGGGGAACACAGGCTGTGGATAGCTGGTATCTTTTAG AACCTTATCAACAAATCCAGCTTGGTTTCTACGTTTCTCCTTGTATCCGTTTTATTTTCAATGCAAAGACAATCACATCTCAAGAAGTTG AGGATCAGAGGGAGTTCGATTATATGAGAGGTAGTGGAAGAGGGCCTGACAAATGGGGTGAAATTCATGAAGAATGGGGAGCTTGTAGTAATGGAACTTTACAATCTCCAATTGATTTGTTGCATGAAAGGGTTGAAGTTGTACATAATTTAGGTAAAATAAAGAAGCGCTACAAAGCAGCCAACGCCACTCTGAAGAATAGAGGACATGATATTACG CTCCAATGGGGAATTGGCACTGCTGGATTCATTAGAATCAACAGGACCGAGTATGCGCTCGATCAATGCCATTGGCATTCACCTTCAGAACACACTATCAATGGCAAGAG ATTTGCTCTAGAACTGCATATGGTTCATCGAAATCTTGAACAAAACAAGACGGCTGTCATAGGTGTACTATACAAAATAGGAGGACCTAATTCGTTTcatacagag TTGGAGAAGGATATACAGAACATTTCCGACACCGATATGGAGACTCACAAGGAGATTCACAAAGGAATGGTTGATCCAAGACACATAAAAACGGCCGGCGGGAAATATTACAGATACTTGGGTTCTCTTACTACTCCACCTTGTACTGAAGGTGTCATTTGGACCATCAACAGAAGG ATGAGGACTGTTTCAGAAAAACAAATGATGTTATTGAGAACAGCCGTGCACGAT AATTTTGAGGAAAATGCAAGACCTTTGCAACCTCTTAATAGAAGGGACATTTTCTTCTCGGGCCCAAAGCATCGCCAAACACATGTTTAA